In the genome of Terribacillus sp. FSL K6-0262, one region contains:
- a CDS encoding bifunctional oligoribonuclease/PAP phosphatase NrnA, producing MHDRILERIKAYDTIIIQRHVRPDPDAYGSQGGLGEIIKASFPDKQVWIVGDEDPSLTFLAEMDTISDNVFEDALVIICDAANQPRISDQRYKLAKEIIKIDHHPEVDRYGDIQWVVPTASSTSEMVYELYASHPELKLTTRGAMLLYAGIVGDTGRFLFPSTSEKTFHYAGELIKYPFDRTKLYERLYASRQDVARLQGYILQNFTLHETGVCAIRLTKDILASYRVTSLETSQLVGTIANIEGVLAWLFFVEEEDQIRVRVRSKGPVINGLAGKYNGGGHVFASGATVYSWDEAAKLERDLQEICRHFEVN from the coding sequence ATGCACGATAGAATCCTGGAAAGAATCAAAGCATACGACACAATCATCATTCAGCGGCACGTCCGGCCGGATCCGGATGCATACGGATCCCAGGGAGGCTTGGGTGAAATCATCAAGGCATCCTTTCCTGATAAGCAGGTTTGGATCGTAGGGGATGAGGACCCATCTTTGACTTTTTTGGCGGAGATGGATACGATTTCAGATAACGTATTTGAAGATGCGCTTGTCATTATCTGTGATGCTGCAAACCAGCCTCGTATTTCAGATCAAAGATACAAGCTTGCCAAGGAAATCATCAAAATCGATCATCATCCGGAAGTGGACCGCTATGGAGATATCCAATGGGTTGTTCCAACTGCGAGTTCAACAAGCGAAATGGTATACGAGCTGTATGCATCCCATCCTGAACTGAAGCTGACGACTCGGGGGGCGATGCTGTTATATGCAGGTATAGTCGGTGACACGGGTCGCTTTTTATTCCCATCGACGAGTGAGAAGACATTCCATTATGCAGGGGAATTGATCAAGTATCCATTCGACCGGACGAAATTATATGAAAGACTGTATGCGTCCCGTCAGGATGTCGCCAGACTGCAAGGTTATATCCTGCAGAACTTTACCTTGCATGAAACCGGTGTCTGTGCCATCCGCCTTACAAAAGATATCCTGGCATCCTACCGAGTGACTTCTTTGGAGACGAGTCAGCTTGTCGGTACGATTGCCAATATCGAAGGTGTGCTGGCCTGGCTCTTTTTTGTGGAAGAGGAAGATCAAATCCGGGTGCGCGTCCGCTCAAAAGGACCTGTGATCAATGGCTTGGCCGGTAAGTATAATGGCGGCGGCCACGTATTTGCTTCCGGTGCAACTGTTTACAGCTGGGATGAAGCTGCCAAGCTTGAGCGGGATTTGCAGGAAATCTGCCGTCATTTCGAGGTGAATTAA
- a CDS encoding Xaa-Pro peptidase family protein: MQHRIDTLLQNLKDDSTDSVFITSMENVYYVSNYYTDPHERLVAVFADQKDAPLLILPAMEKEDALQAGWKEEMLTYHDHEDVWQLLKDYLKERGRTPASMGIEKDHMSVIRLEMLQQILPDTTFANATELLQNLRNIKDKKEYNLLKQAAVLADFGVRKGIEAIAAGKSELQIVAELEYALKQEGVTSMSFATTVLSGAKTASPHGTPDSKQIAPGDLVLFDLGVIYEGYCSDITRTVAYKHATADQQHIHDTVRIALEKATAASRVGTAIAEIDKAARGHIEQAGYGEYFTHRVGHGLGIGVHEFPSLSSNNTQPMQEGMCYTIEPGIYLPGVGGVRIEDDIFLTKNGPDVLTAYPRELQIIG; encoded by the coding sequence ATGCAACACAGAATCGATACGTTACTACAGAACCTAAAGGATGACAGCACCGACAGCGTGTTCATCACCTCCATGGAGAACGTGTATTATGTGAGCAATTATTATACAGATCCGCATGAACGGCTGGTAGCCGTCTTCGCAGATCAAAAGGATGCACCGCTGCTCATATTGCCGGCAATGGAGAAAGAAGATGCCCTTCAAGCAGGCTGGAAGGAAGAGATGCTTACATATCATGATCATGAGGATGTCTGGCAGCTATTGAAGGACTACCTAAAGGAGCGAGGCAGGACCCCTGCATCCATGGGAATCGAAAAGGACCATATGTCCGTGATTCGATTGGAAATGCTGCAGCAGATACTGCCGGATACGACATTCGCGAATGCAACGGAGCTTCTGCAGAACCTGCGGAACATCAAAGACAAAAAGGAATATAATCTGCTGAAGCAAGCAGCTGTATTGGCAGATTTCGGTGTCAGGAAAGGCATTGAAGCGATTGCAGCCGGAAAAAGCGAACTGCAGATTGTGGCCGAGCTTGAATATGCCTTGAAGCAAGAAGGTGTGACGAGCATGTCATTTGCGACCACGGTCCTTTCCGGTGCAAAAACAGCTTCCCCTCACGGAACTCCGGACAGCAAACAGATTGCACCTGGCGACCTTGTCTTATTCGATTTAGGAGTCATATACGAGGGTTACTGCTCAGATATCACCCGCACGGTTGCCTATAAGCATGCAACTGCCGATCAGCAGCACATCCACGATACTGTACGCATCGCCCTTGAAAAAGCCACAGCAGCATCACGTGTCGGTACAGCCATAGCCGAGATCGATAAAGCTGCGCGAGGGCACATCGAACAAGCTGGGTACGGGGAATATTTCACACACCGTGTCGGGCATGGCTTGGGAATCGGCGTACATGAATTCCCTTCCTTGTCGAGCAACAATACCCAGCCTATGCAGGAGGGTATGTGCTATACCATCGAGCCTGGCATCTATTTACCTGGAGTCGGCGGTGTCCGAATAGAGGATGATATCTTCCTTACGAAGAATGGACCGGATGTACTGACGGCTTATCCACGCGAATTGCAAATCATTGGTTGA
- a CDS encoding metal-dependent hydrolase: MKISFHGQAVVQIVTEKHTILIDPFITGNGTCDLHAEDVNPDVILLTHGHNDHVGDTVSIAKRTGALVVAPNELAVYLGNQGLKTHPMGIGGAHEFEFGRVKLTQAFHSSAITDEDGNTHYMGMPTGILFTAEGKTIYHAGDTGLFSDMKMIGEMNDIDVALLPIGDNFTMGPEDALIAAEWVKAKKVIPIHYNTFPLIEQDGAAFAEKVKPGQGIHLEPGQSITI, from the coding sequence TTGAAAATATCATTCCATGGACAAGCTGTCGTACAGATTGTCACAGAAAAACATACGATTTTGATCGACCCATTCATCACTGGAAATGGTACATGTGATTTACATGCAGAAGATGTTAATCCAGATGTCATTCTCCTGACACACGGTCATAACGACCATGTGGGAGATACAGTTTCGATTGCCAAACGGACCGGCGCACTTGTCGTGGCACCGAACGAATTGGCGGTATACTTAGGGAACCAGGGATTGAAAACACATCCAATGGGAATCGGCGGAGCGCATGAATTCGAATTCGGACGTGTGAAACTGACACAGGCATTCCACAGCAGTGCCATTACAGACGAAGACGGCAATACCCACTATATGGGGATGCCGACGGGGATCCTGTTCACCGCAGAAGGCAAAACGATCTATCATGCTGGGGATACAGGTTTATTCTCTGATATGAAAATGATCGGAGAGATGAACGACATCGATGTGGCATTGCTCCCGATAGGGGATAATTTCACAATGGGACCTGAGGATGCACTGATTGCCGCTGAATGGGTCAAGGCAAAGAAAGTCATTCCGATCCATTACAATACGTTCCCGTTGATCGAACAGGACGGAGCGGCATTTGCTGAAAAAGTAAAACCTGGCCAAGGTATCCATCTGGAACCAGGACAATCGATCACTATCTAA
- the ald gene encoding alanine dehydrogenase, which yields MKIGVPKEIKNNENRVAMAPSGVTLLHEAGHEVFIETGAGLGSGFTDEQYEQAGAIIVPTASDAWNKEMVMKVKEPLPEEYDYFYEGLILFTYLHLAAEGSLTNALIEKKVVGIAYETVQLDDRSLPLLTPMSEVAGRMASQIGAQFLEKPYGGSGILMSGIPGVKRGKVTIIGGGVVGTNAAKIAIGLGADVTIVDLSPQRLRDLDDLFGSSINTVVSNPLNIAESVKESDLVIGAVLIPGAKAPKLVTEEMIASMKPGSVVVDVAIDQGGIFATTDKITTHDNPTYTKHDVLHYAVANMPGAVPRTSTIGLTNVTVPYALQLANKGYRKACLDNPALTKGINTLEGFVTYEAVADAHGLAYKSAAALL from the coding sequence ATGAAGATTGGTGTACCGAAGGAAATCAAGAATAATGAAAACCGCGTTGCCATGGCTCCATCCGGTGTGACGCTCTTGCATGAAGCGGGGCATGAGGTATTTATCGAAACTGGCGCGGGCCTTGGCTCGGGGTTCACGGATGAGCAATACGAACAAGCTGGTGCAATCATCGTACCGACTGCCTCGGATGCGTGGAACAAAGAGATGGTCATGAAAGTCAAGGAGCCGCTGCCGGAGGAATATGATTATTTCTATGAAGGTCTCATCCTGTTCACATATCTGCACCTCGCGGCGGAAGGTTCTTTGACGAATGCATTGATTGAAAAGAAAGTTGTGGGTATCGCTTATGAAACGGTCCAGCTTGATGATCGATCCCTGCCGCTTCTCACCCCGATGAGTGAGGTTGCCGGGCGCATGGCGTCACAGATAGGTGCACAATTCCTGGAGAAACCCTATGGGGGAAGCGGGATCCTGATGTCTGGCATACCAGGAGTGAAGCGAGGCAAGGTCACGATCATTGGCGGCGGTGTAGTCGGAACGAACGCAGCCAAGATTGCCATCGGACTTGGAGCGGATGTCACGATAGTTGATTTGAGCCCGCAGCGTCTCCGGGATCTTGACGATTTATTCGGCAGCTCGATCAATACCGTTGTATCCAATCCGCTGAATATAGCCGAATCGGTCAAAGAATCAGATCTTGTCATCGGTGCTGTCCTCATACCGGGTGCCAAAGCACCGAAGCTCGTTACGGAAGAGATGATAGCCAGCATGAAACCAGGATCTGTCGTCGTCGATGTCGCGATTGATCAGGGAGGTATTTTTGCAACCACGGATAAAATCACAACCCATGATAATCCGACTTATACGAAGCATGATGTGCTGCATTATGCCGTCGCCAATATGCCTGGCGCCGTTCCCCGCACTTCCACGATCGGCCTGACAAATGTGACGGTTCCTTATGCGCTGCAGCTTGCGAATAAAGGCTATAGGAAAGCGTGCCTGGATAATCCGGCGCTCACAAAAGGGATTAATACGCTAGAAGGCTTTGTGACCTATGAAGCTGTGGCGGATGCGCATGGGCTGGCTTATAAATCAGCTGCTGCACTGCTTTAG
- the dnaE gene encoding DNA polymerase III subunit alpha yields the protein MAFTHLQIRSSYSFYQSTIKIPQLVKKAKEAGFDALALTDDSVMYGVVPFYRACLDAGIKPIIGIHAPIEAEGQVVKTLLLAENDIGYQHLAELSTYLQTNEIPHLPLASLQAYANGVIAIIPTHTMIQLQVEPWRSIFGERLYAGISPDEVRYLDDRMLADWQHEHALRFAATGDVRYLQEEDMDAYHCLLAIEEGASWEPAQSSQGLLHHLRTREEMEQLSDSALWKEALLEAGSIAERCTIQLQFDQRHLPAYPVPRGRNAETYLREICEQRLKDLYRDRQDAKERLDYELGVIKDMGFSDYFLIVWDFVRYAKEHGIRVGPGRGSAAGSLVAYVLGITAVDPLAYDLLFERFLNPERISMPDIDIDFSDYRRDEVIRYVHSKYGSDHVAQIITFGTFAARSLLRELIKTMEIPQADAAYLLKMIPHNISSLSAGLRASEELTAYVRDSEQLKRLFRIGVKLEGLPRHVSTHAAGIVISADPLVKTVPLASGHDEVALTQFAMKELEQLGLLKMDFLGLRNLTLMDHVLNGLPKKPDMDAVPLDDEATFRLFREGRTNGVFQFESSGMKQVLRQLKPSAFEDIVAVNALYRPGPMSYIPVFIRRKHGQETISYPHANLTPILEKTYGVLVYQEQIMQIAASMAGYKLGEADLLRRAVSKKDADVLAKEENRFLSGCIENGYSADTAREVFSWIVKFANYGFNRSHAVAYSFLAYQLAYLKAHFPANFFAELMSGVANQPEKIRQYMREAADSGIKVLGPSINKSFGKYTVENKNIRMGLLAIKGIGAQVARAIIQARKDGPFKHLFDFCIRVSLNKSALEQLVLAGAFDDMNDNRAAVLATIDNAMEQAELFKELYEQPSLLGEVEFEAAYAEQEPFSPMKTLRHEKEVLGLYISSHPLASYRGDLRSSGHITIQQLETLPLKKQVRLAAVLLHQRTIRTKKGQPMAFLTLGDETGEMEAVVFPDLHRQVGRFLEEEALLDLTGRLEERNGERQLILQEGRQFREDMLEHSKERLFIRYDDIDEEEVLEIVRECSKQHPGNVPVIVVHKETRKSYQLSEAYHLELNQRTLGELRKRFGKENVAVSGHG from the coding sequence ATGGCGTTTACGCATCTGCAAATCAGAAGCAGCTACAGCTTCTATCAAAGTACAATTAAAATTCCACAACTAGTAAAGAAGGCCAAAGAAGCAGGCTTTGACGCACTTGCACTGACGGATGACAGTGTCATGTATGGCGTTGTGCCGTTTTACCGAGCGTGCTTGGATGCCGGTATAAAGCCGATCATTGGTATCCATGCTCCTATCGAGGCAGAGGGGCAGGTGGTGAAAACACTCTTGCTGGCTGAAAATGATATCGGTTATCAGCATTTGGCGGAATTAAGTACATATCTTCAAACGAACGAAATCCCGCACTTGCCGCTTGCTTCCCTGCAAGCATATGCGAATGGAGTCATCGCCATCATCCCGACGCACACGATGATCCAATTGCAGGTGGAACCATGGCGATCCATATTCGGTGAGAGGCTGTATGCTGGTATCAGTCCGGATGAAGTGCGTTACCTCGATGATCGAATGCTGGCCGATTGGCAGCACGAACACGCACTTCGCTTTGCGGCTACTGGCGATGTCCGCTATTTGCAGGAAGAGGATATGGATGCCTATCATTGTCTGCTTGCAATAGAGGAGGGAGCAAGCTGGGAGCCGGCACAATCGTCTCAAGGATTGCTGCACCATTTGCGCACCCGTGAAGAAATGGAGCAGCTTTCCGATAGTGCTTTATGGAAAGAGGCGCTGCTCGAAGCGGGTTCCATAGCAGAGCGCTGTACAATCCAGCTGCAGTTCGACCAGCGTCATTTGCCGGCATATCCGGTTCCCCGCGGCAGGAATGCCGAGACCTATTTAAGGGAAATCTGCGAGCAGCGCCTAAAGGATTTATACAGGGATCGGCAGGATGCCAAAGAGAGACTGGATTATGAACTTGGCGTAATCAAGGATATGGGCTTCAGTGATTACTTCCTCATCGTTTGGGATTTTGTCCGCTATGCGAAGGAACACGGTATCCGGGTAGGGCCGGGAAGGGGATCGGCAGCGGGATCCCTCGTTGCCTATGTGCTTGGTATAACCGCGGTGGATCCGCTGGCCTATGATCTTTTGTTCGAGCGATTCCTGAACCCGGAAAGGATCTCCATGCCGGATATCGATATTGATTTCTCTGATTATCGCAGGGACGAGGTCATTCGTTATGTGCACAGCAAATATGGCTCGGATCATGTGGCGCAAATCATTACATTCGGCACCTTTGCCGCCCGATCTCTCCTCCGGGAGTTGATCAAGACGATGGAGATTCCGCAGGCAGATGCCGCCTATCTGCTTAAAATGATTCCGCATAATATATCCTCTTTATCTGCCGGTCTGCGTGCTTCGGAGGAACTCACAGCCTATGTCAGGGATTCCGAACAGCTGAAGCGGCTGTTCCGGATCGGTGTCAAACTGGAGGGGCTGCCGCGTCATGTATCGACACATGCTGCAGGTATCGTCATCAGCGCCGACCCGCTAGTGAAAACAGTCCCGCTTGCATCAGGGCACGATGAGGTGGCGCTGACCCAATTTGCCATGAAGGAATTGGAACAGCTTGGTTTGTTGAAGATGGATTTTCTCGGTCTACGTAATTTGACGCTGATGGATCATGTCCTCAATGGCTTGCCGAAGAAGCCGGATATGGATGCCGTCCCGCTTGATGATGAAGCAACCTTCCGCCTGTTCCGTGAAGGGCGCACGAATGGTGTGTTCCAATTTGAATCAAGCGGCATGAAGCAGGTGCTGCGGCAGCTGAAACCATCTGCATTCGAAGATATCGTTGCAGTCAACGCTTTGTACCGGCCGGGTCCGATGAGTTATATTCCCGTTTTCATCCGGCGGAAGCACGGACAGGAAACGATCAGTTATCCACACGCCAATCTGACCCCGATTTTGGAGAAAACATATGGTGTGCTCGTCTATCAAGAGCAAATTATGCAAATTGCCGCTTCCATGGCGGGCTATAAGCTGGGAGAGGCAGATTTGCTCCGTCGGGCAGTCAGTAAAAAAGATGCCGATGTATTGGCCAAAGAAGAAAACCGCTTCCTATCCGGCTGTATAGAAAATGGATACAGCGCCGATACTGCCAGGGAAGTATTTTCCTGGATCGTGAAGTTTGCCAACTATGGCTTCAATCGCAGCCATGCCGTCGCCTATAGCTTTCTTGCCTATCAGCTGGCATATTTGAAGGCGCATTTCCCTGCTAACTTTTTTGCTGAATTGATGAGCGGCGTTGCAAACCAGCCTGAGAAAATCCGTCAGTATATGCGGGAAGCTGCTGACAGCGGTATTAAGGTTTTGGGTCCGTCCATCAATAAAAGCTTCGGTAAATATACGGTAGAGAACAAGAACATCAGGATGGGCTTGCTGGCGATCAAGGGCATTGGGGCCCAAGTGGCCCGAGCTATCATACAGGCTCGAAAAGACGGTCCGTTCAAGCATCTCTTCGATTTCTGCATTCGGGTCTCCTTGAATAAATCGGCATTGGAGCAGCTCGTTTTAGCCGGTGCCTTCGATGATATGAATGATAACAGAGCTGCAGTCCTGGCTACGATAGACAATGCGATGGAGCAGGCGGAACTGTTCAAGGAATTGTACGAGCAGCCGTCGCTGTTGGGGGAAGTGGAATTCGAAGCTGCTTATGCCGAGCAGGAGCCCTTTTCGCCGATGAAGACATTAAGGCACGAAAAAGAAGTTCTGGGCTTGTATATTTCCAGCCATCCACTCGCAAGCTATCGGGGTGATCTCCGCAGCAGTGGTCATATTACAATACAGCAGCTTGAAACGCTGCCATTGAAAAAACAAGTGCGATTGGCTGCTGTCCTGCTTCACCAGCGGACCATCAGGACCAAAAAGGGACAGCCGATGGCGTTCCTCACTCTCGGTGACGAAACCGGTGAAATGGAAGCTGTTGTATTTCCGGATTTGCATCGGCAGGTCGGCCGTTTCCTGGAAGAAGAAGCACTGCTTGATTTGACCGGCAGGCTGGAGGAAAGAAATGGGGAAAGACAGCTGATTTTACAGGAAGGGCGGCAATTCCGGGAAGATATGCTTGAACATAGCAAGGAGCGGCTTTTCATCAGGTATGATGATATCGATGAAGAGGAAGTTCTTGAAATAGTCCGTGAATGCTCCAAGCAGCATCCAGGCAATGTTCCAGTCATTGTGGTCCACAAGGAGACGCGTAAAAGCTATCAGCTTTCCGAAGCATATCATCTTGAGCTGAATCAACGGACCCTGGGAGAGCTAAGGAAGCGTTTCGGCAAGGAGAATGTCGCTGTGTCGGGTCATGGATGA
- a CDS encoding acetate kinase: MSNILAINAGSSSLKFQLIRMPEEEVKAVGLVERIGLKDSIFTIKFNGEKDETTKDIENHEEAVKMLLEKLTSTGVISSLDEIDGVGHRVVHGGEKFSDSVLITDQVMEEIAEVSELAPLHNPANLTGIRAFKEILPGIPSVAVFDTAFHQTMPPESYLYSLPYEYYEKYGIRKYGFHGTSHKYVSQRAAELLDRPIEQLRLISCHLGNGASIAAIDGGKSVDTSMGFTPLAGVTMGTRSGNIDPALIPFIMRKTGKTADEVLHVLNKESGMLALSGFSSDLRDIQDKADAGDDRAELALDVFAERIHKYLGSYAARMSGVDAIIFTAGVGENSIAVRERVLKGLEFMGVYYDPSLNNVRGKEQFLTYPHSPVKVIVIPTNEEVMIARDTVRLSEAVTK, from the coding sequence TTGAGTAATATTTTAGCAATCAATGCTGGTAGTTCTTCACTAAAATTCCAGCTAATCCGCATGCCTGAGGAAGAAGTAAAGGCAGTGGGACTAGTAGAACGTATCGGACTGAAGGATTCCATCTTCACTATCAAATTCAATGGTGAAAAAGATGAAACAACTAAAGATATTGAAAATCATGAAGAAGCAGTAAAAATGTTGCTTGAGAAGCTGACTTCCACAGGTGTCATTTCTTCTTTGGACGAAATCGATGGAGTGGGTCACCGTGTCGTACATGGCGGAGAAAAATTCAGTGATTCTGTCCTCATCACGGACCAAGTGATGGAAGAGATCGCAGAAGTATCCGAGCTTGCACCATTACACAACCCAGCAAACTTGACAGGAATCCGTGCATTCAAGGAAATTCTTCCTGGCATTCCGTCTGTTGCTGTTTTCGATACAGCTTTCCATCAGACAATGCCTCCGGAATCATATCTATACAGCTTGCCATATGAGTATTATGAAAAATATGGTATCCGTAAATACGGTTTCCACGGCACAAGCCATAAATATGTGTCACAGCGTGCAGCGGAATTGCTTGATCGTCCAATCGAACAGCTGCGCCTGATCTCCTGTCACCTTGGTAACGGGGCCAGCATCGCTGCAATCGATGGCGGAAAATCCGTCGATACATCCATGGGCTTCACTCCGCTTGCCGGTGTAACCATGGGTACGCGCTCCGGTAATATCGACCCTGCACTAATTCCATTCATCATGCGCAAAACAGGCAAGACTGCTGATGAAGTATTGCATGTTTTGAACAAAGAAAGCGGAATGCTTGCACTGTCTGGTTTCTCCAGCGACTTGCGTGACATCCAGGACAAAGCGGATGCTGGTGATGATCGTGCGGAGCTCGCACTTGATGTATTCGCTGAGCGCATTCATAAATACCTTGGTTCTTATGCAGCACGCATGAGCGGTGTGGATGCGATCATCTTCACAGCCGGTGTCGGTGAGAACAGCATCGCTGTGCGTGAGCGAGTGCTTAAAGGTTTGGAATTCATGGGTGTATATTATGATCCATCCTTGAACAATGTACGCGGCAAAGAACAATTCCTGACTTATCCTCATTCCCCGGTGAAGGTAATCGTTATCCCGACAAACGAAGAAGTCATGATTGCAAGAGACACTGTTCGCCTATCCGAAGCAGTGACGAAATAA
- the ytrI gene encoding sporulation membrane protein YtrI, with product MRIPPIYKQSGWQRFLVGFFLGGIISYFVFLFMYGTLYEDWVKEKVEMEGTIHDLERDIEVLKDNNEEMNELQQEGLLIDEITVDLETDESLELDKLIEHELKEAIKEEARHMIGRSVNGAIQSTPLLLGAIENKVYEVDSFRFKVAVKQLIISEILYLTVTVETDA from the coding sequence ATGCGGATACCGCCGATTTATAAGCAAAGCGGCTGGCAGCGGTTCTTGGTTGGCTTTTTCCTTGGCGGTATCATTTCCTATTTTGTCTTTTTATTCATGTACGGGACCCTTTATGAAGACTGGGTGAAAGAAAAAGTGGAAATGGAAGGGACAATCCATGACTTGGAACGGGATATCGAAGTATTGAAGGATAATAATGAAGAAATGAATGAACTGCAGCAGGAAGGACTTCTAATCGATGAAATCACCGTTGATTTGGAAACGGATGAGAGCCTGGAGCTGGACAAACTGATTGAGCACGAGCTGAAAGAAGCAATCAAGGAGGAGGCACGGCATATGATCGGCCGCAGTGTAAACGGCGCCATCCAAAGCACCCCGTTATTGCTGGGGGCAATCGAGAATAAGGTTTATGAGGTGGACAGTTTCCGGTTCAAGGTCGCTGTCAAGCAGCTGATCATATCCGAGATCCTCTACTTGACAGTGACAGTGGAGACGGATGCTTAA
- a CDS encoding YtrH family sporulation protein has protein sequence MEERVIISMMHCYFIALGVMIGGCFIGSIGAFATGEPPLTAIKRISNGIRIWAIIAAIGGTFDAISNFEKGIYQGATFDVIKQILIIVAAMGGVKTALLIIGWFIQEDIS, from the coding sequence ATGGAAGAACGCGTAATCATTTCAATGATGCACTGCTATTTCATCGCGCTCGGTGTAATGATCGGAGGGTGCTTCATCGGCAGCATCGGAGCCTTCGCTACCGGCGAACCGCCGCTGACCGCCATCAAACGCATCTCCAACGGCATCCGGATTTGGGCAATCATCGCTGCGATCGGAGGGACATTCGACGCTATCAGTAATTTTGAAAAAGGGATATATCAGGGAGCAACCTTTGACGTCATTAAACAGATCCTGATCATTGTCGCTGCCATGGGCGGCGTTAAAACGGCACTATTGATCATAGGATGGTTCATCCAGGAGGATATCTCCTGA
- a CDS encoding DRTGG domain-containing protein, whose translation MSTKHDQIIKYIENLPVGGKISVRAIAKELNVSEGTAYRAIKEAENKGLVSTIERVGTVRIETKIRDNFDRLSFAEIIGIVDGQVLGGRGGLHKTLNKFVIGAMELDAMMRYTQKDALLIVGNRIEAHELAIKEGAAVLITGGFDTDDRIKRLADEKELPVISTSYDTFTVAELINRAIYDQMIKKEIIVVEDIYTPLQHTYYLQETDTLEKWYRFNEETTHTRYPVTNGATKVTGMVTSKDIINKDRQQSVAKAMTKNPLTVQKHTTLAYAAHMMVWEGIEIIPVVDQQHKLQGLISRQDVLKALQQIQLQPQIGETIEDLVTREIDLLEDEEQDIVFQGKVTPQMTNQLGSLSTGVLTTFVTEASRRFVRKMKKGDMVVDNISVYFLRPIQLDSTILIKPRILEVGRKLAKMDVEVYSNKKTLVAKALLMAQLLDR comes from the coding sequence ATGTCGACAAAACATGACCAGATAATTAAATATATTGAGAACCTCCCTGTGGGCGGGAAGATATCCGTACGGGCAATCGCCAAGGAATTGAATGTAAGTGAGGGGACGGCATACCGCGCCATCAAAGAAGCGGAGAATAAAGGACTTGTCAGTACGATAGAACGCGTAGGGACAGTAAGGATCGAGACTAAGATCAGGGATAATTTTGACCGCCTTTCTTTTGCGGAAATCATCGGTATCGTGGATGGTCAAGTGCTTGGAGGCCGAGGCGGCCTGCATAAGACTCTGAATAAATTCGTCATCGGTGCGATGGAGCTTGACGCTATGATGCGCTATACCCAAAAGGATGCCTTGCTGATTGTCGGGAATCGGATCGAAGCACATGAACTGGCCATCAAAGAAGGAGCGGCTGTCCTTATAACAGGAGGGTTTGACACCGATGATCGAATCAAGAGGCTGGCAGATGAAAAGGAATTGCCTGTCATATCGACGAGCTATGACACATTTACGGTAGCGGAACTGATCAACCGGGCCATTTACGATCAGATGATCAAAAAAGAGATCATCGTAGTGGAAGATATATATACGCCATTGCAGCATACATATTATTTACAGGAAACCGATACGCTCGAAAAATGGTATCGATTCAATGAAGAAACAACACATACACGCTATCCGGTGACAAATGGTGCAACAAAAGTGACGGGAATGGTCACATCAAAGGATATCATCAATAAAGACCGGCAGCAGTCAGTCGCAAAAGCAATGACGAAAAACCCGCTGACAGTCCAAAAGCATACCACGCTTGCATATGCGGCACATATGATGGTTTGGGAAGGTATCGAAATCATCCCTGTTGTCGATCAGCAGCATAAACTGCAGGGCTTGATCTCCAGACAGGACGTCCTTAAAGCGCTTCAGCAAATCCAGCTTCAGCCCCAAATCGGGGAAACGATCGAAGATTTGGTGACCAGGGAAATCGATTTGCTGGAGGATGAGGAGCAGGACATCGTATTTCAAGGGAAGGTGACGCCGCAAATGACGAATCAGCTGGGCAGCTTATCCACCGGAGTCCTGACAACGTTCGTCACCGAAGCGAGCAGGCGTTTTGTCCGGAAGATGAAAAAGGGGGATATGGTGGTGGATAACATATCCGTCTACTTTCTGCGTCCCATCCAGCTGGATAGTACGATCCTGATCAAACCCCGTATCCTGGAGGTTGGACGGAAGCTGGCAAAAATGGATGTGGAAGTGTATAGTAACAAGAAGACATTAGTTGCAAAGGCGCTGCTCATGGCACAGCTATTGGATCGCTGA